A single genomic interval of Polaribacter vadi harbors:
- a CDS encoding DUF5689 domain-containing protein translates to MKRNKLITIIGAIAMCFYFTNCVNDGDFEIPSSLGNEENVKLASILDSIQAGIYQLKTIKEVKELYISGNEPLKVASKIVVKGYVISSDQKGNYFREFYMQDAPENPTAGLKVSLNLSNNYNKFNFGREVYISLKDLYIGETNSGDGIITIGGKISPTDALEIQNVSTNQLEKHIFRSENTTVITPKLVSLAGVNSSDIGTFVKVENVIFPTNLQGKSFVDPTEDFDTQRKIQTCQTLGFADLLLETSSFASFANKTLPSGGGTINAVVSNDFDGDFLVLVLNSDEDISMDGERCATLSEVDFPTILLEEDFENSTGEIRITDWLNFREEGTQSWRSYSDTYSQSKAARVGSSNSGNASTITWLITKGVNLDTTSAEFLSFETSNSFANGSNLEVLISTIWDGTAINVTSATWDVLPAKIVSDGENFKNWIHSTYVNLSDYSGTAFIAFKYTGTGNINFDGTYELDNIKINAR, encoded by the coding sequence ATGAAAAGAAATAAATTAATCACAATAATAGGCGCAATTGCTATGTGTTTCTACTTTACAAATTGTGTAAATGATGGAGATTTTGAAATTCCATCAAGTTTAGGAAATGAAGAAAATGTAAAATTAGCGAGTATTTTAGACAGTATTCAAGCTGGAATTTATCAATTAAAAACGATAAAAGAAGTTAAGGAATTATACATTTCTGGTAACGAACCTTTAAAAGTTGCATCTAAAATTGTAGTAAAAGGCTATGTAATTTCTTCGGATCAAAAAGGGAATTATTTTAGGGAATTTTATATGCAAGATGCTCCAGAAAATCCTACAGCAGGTTTAAAAGTTTCGTTGAATTTAAGTAATAATTATAATAAGTTCAATTTTGGTAGAGAAGTCTATATTTCTTTAAAAGATTTATATATTGGTGAAACAAATTCAGGTGATGGCATTATAACAATTGGTGGAAAAATAAGTCCTACAGATGCTTTAGAAATACAAAACGTTTCGACAAATCAACTAGAGAAACATATTTTTAGATCCGAAAATACAACTGTAATTACACCAAAATTAGTTTCTTTGGCAGGAGTAAATTCATCAGATATTGGAACTTTTGTAAAAGTAGAAAATGTTATTTTTCCAACTAATTTACAAGGGAAATCTTTTGTAGATCCAACAGAAGATTTTGATACGCAAAGAAAAATACAAACCTGCCAAACATTAGGTTTTGCAGATTTATTATTAGAAACAAGTTCGTTTGCAAGTTTTGCAAATAAAACGTTGCCTTCAGGAGGTGGAACTATAAATGCAGTGGTTTCGAACGATTTTGATGGTGATTTTTTGGTCTTGGTTTTAAATTCAGATGAAGATATTTCTATGGATGGAGAAAGGTGTGCAACATTATCCGAAGTTGATTTCCCAACCATTTTATTAGAAGAAGATTTTGAAAATTCAACTGGAGAAATTAGAATTACAGATTGGTTAAATTTTAGAGAAGAGGGCACACAATCTTGGCGCTCGTATTCAGATACGTATTCTCAAAGTAAAGCTGCAAGAGTTGGTTCTAGTAATTCTGGAAACGCAAGCACAATTACTTGGTTAATTACAAAAGGTGTAAATTTGGACACAACATCAGCCGAGTTTTTATCGTTTGAAACCTCGAACAGTTTTGCAAATGGTAGTAATTTAGAAGTTTTAATTTCTACAATTTGGGATGGAACAGCAATAAATGTAACTTCTGCAACTTGGGATGTTTTGCCAGCAAAAATAGTTTCTGATGGAGAGAATTTTAAAAATTGGATTCATTCTACCTATGTAAATTTGTCTGATTATTCAGGAACAGCGTTTATCGCATTTAAATATACAGGAACAGGGAATATTAATTTTGATGGAACATACGAATTAGATAATATTAAAATAAATGCCAGATAA
- a CDS encoding endonuclease, whose translation MKKSKKYLLLLILIFSFFTMYSQGKKYNIRTIAFYNLENLFDTINDVTKNDEASPMMALKANKSKVYWDKIDKLGSVIAQIGEDKANTSPTILGVSEVENLSVLEDLVKSKHLIKKDYGIIHYDSPDKRGIDVALIYQKRYFKPVHHEVFNPNIYRDNFKVYTRDQLLVSGYLDDELIHIIVNHWPSRSGGEAKSRPLREKAAYQNTKIFAQIREKDPNAKILTMGDFNDDPINASFKEVLKTKSNKSEVGDLDIYNPYEDLFRRGFNTLGYRDNINLFDMILISSPLLDKGEKDFSTYKMFQAKIFNKRFLTSRKGQFKGYPFRSFSSAGYTGGYSDHYPVYMYLLKEQE comes from the coding sequence ATGAAAAAAAGTAAGAAATATCTTCTCTTATTAATTCTGATATTTAGTTTTTTTACAATGTATTCTCAAGGAAAAAAATACAATATTAGAACCATTGCTTTTTACAATTTAGAGAACCTTTTTGACACCATAAATGATGTTACAAAAAACGATGAAGCAAGTCCAATGATGGCTCTAAAAGCAAATAAATCTAAAGTTTATTGGGATAAGATTGATAAATTAGGAAGCGTTATTGCACAAATTGGAGAAGATAAAGCAAATACAAGTCCAACAATATTGGGTGTTTCTGAAGTCGAAAATTTAAGTGTTTTAGAGGATTTGGTAAAATCTAAACATCTTATAAAAAAAGATTATGGAATTATTCATTACGATTCTCCAGATAAAAGAGGTATTGATGTAGCTTTAATCTATCAAAAAAGATATTTTAAACCTGTGCATCATGAGGTTTTTAATCCAAATATTTATCGAGATAATTTTAAAGTTTATACAAGAGATCAACTATTAGTTTCTGGTTATTTAGATGATGAGTTGATTCATATTATTGTAAATCATTGGCCATCAAGAAGTGGTGGAGAAGCAAAAAGTAGACCTTTGCGTGAAAAAGCGGCGTATCAAAACACAAAAATATTTGCTCAAATAAGAGAGAAAGACCCGAATGCAAAAATTTTAACGATGGGCGATTTTAATGACGACCCAATAAATGCTAGTTTTAAAGAAGTTCTTAAAACTAAAAGTAATAAAAGCGAGGTTGGCGATTTAGATATTTACAATCCTTATGAAGATTTATTCAGAAGAGGTTTTAATACGTTAGGTTACAGAGATAACATCAATTTATTTGATATGATTTTAATTTCATCGCCTTTATTAGACAAAGGCGAAAAAGATTTTTCTACCTATAAAATGTTTCAAGCAAAAATTTTTAACAAACGATTTTTAACCAGTAGAAAAGGGCAATTTAAAGGCTATCCTTTTAGAAGTTTTTCAAGTGCTGGTTACACAGGTGGGTATTCAGATCATTATCCTGTTTATATGTATTTACTTAAAGAGCAAGAATAA
- the truB gene encoding tRNA pseudouridine(55) synthase TruB gives MTEEDFKNGQVLLIDKPLEWTSFQAVNKLRWHIKQRFKIKKIKVGHAGTLDPLASGLLIICTGKQTKEIHTYQGQEKEYTGTFTVGATTPSYDLETEIDETYSTEHITEELLKETTKQFIGEIQQKPPIFSAIKKDGKRLYELARKGETTEIKARTVTITEFEITNINFPKVDFRVVCSKGTYIRSLAFDFGKALNSGAHLSTLRRTKIGDFSVDDATSIEGFIESLGEGS, from the coding sequence ATGACAGAAGAAGATTTTAAAAACGGTCAAGTTTTATTAATTGATAAACCTTTAGAATGGACTTCTTTCCAAGCCGTCAATAAACTACGTTGGCATATAAAACAGCGTTTTAAAATCAAAAAGATAAAAGTTGGTCATGCAGGTACTTTAGATCCTTTAGCATCAGGTTTATTAATTATTTGTACTGGAAAGCAGACGAAAGAAATTCATACTTATCAAGGTCAAGAAAAAGAATATACAGGTACTTTTACTGTGGGTGCAACCACACCAAGTTACGATTTAGAAACAGAAATCGACGAAACGTATTCTACAGAACATATTACTGAAGAGCTTTTAAAAGAAACTACAAAACAGTTTATTGGCGAAATTCAGCAAAAACCGCCTATTTTTTCAGCGATTAAAAAAGATGGAAAACGATTATACGAATTAGCTAGAAAAGGAGAAACTACAGAAATTAAAGCAAGAACTGTAACCATTACAGAATTTGAAATCACTAATATCAATTTTCCAAAAGTAGATTTTAGAGTGGTTTGTAGCAAAGGAACTTACATTCGTTCATTAGCTTTCGATTTTGGAAAAGCGCTAAACTCTGGAGCACATTTATCAACCTTAAGAAGAACTAAAATTGGTGATTTTTCTGTTGATGATGCAACTTCTATTGAAGGTTTTATTGAGAGTTTGGGAGAAGGGAGTTAG
- a CDS encoding cell division protein FtsX has translation MSKKFDSYQKRRLTSSYISVVISIALVLFMVGVLGLIVLKSTKVANYVKEKVAITLFIKDKVTQKQIKTFRESLLEEEFTKKAVYTSKEQAAKKYSEEIGEDFLQFLGENPLKNGIDIYLKADYVTPEKVAELEERFSKNAFVADVSYDKPLINLLTKNIKRISFWLLVLSSFFGLIAMILINSSIRLSIYSKRFNIKTMQMVGATKSFIRRPFIWRSIKLGLFGAFIALMALAVVVYYLDQFIPSLDFLNDYATLGYIAGGVILSALIITWISTFFATQRFLNLQTDELYY, from the coding sequence ATGTCCAAAAAATTTGATTCTTATCAAAAAAGACGCTTAACATCTTCTTACATATCAGTTGTAATTAGCATAGCTTTGGTACTTTTTATGGTTGGTGTTTTAGGGTTGATTGTGCTAAAATCAACAAAAGTTGCCAATTATGTAAAAGAAAAAGTAGCGATTACACTTTTTATAAAAGATAAAGTAACTCAAAAACAAATCAAAACGTTTAGAGAATCGTTGTTAGAAGAAGAATTCACGAAAAAAGCAGTTTATACAAGCAAAGAACAAGCTGCAAAAAAATATAGCGAAGAAATTGGTGAAGATTTTTTACAGTTTTTAGGAGAAAATCCTCTTAAAAATGGAATCGATATTTACTTAAAAGCAGATTACGTAACTCCAGAAAAAGTAGCAGAATTAGAAGAAAGATTTTCTAAAAATGCTTTTGTAGCTGATGTTTCTTATGATAAACCTTTAATTAATCTTTTAACAAAAAACATTAAAAGAATCAGTTTTTGGTTGTTAGTTTTAAGTAGTTTTTTTGGGTTGATAGCCATGATTTTAATCAACAGTTCTATAAGATTATCTATTTACTCAAAACGATTTAATATAAAAACCATGCAAATGGTTGGCGCTACAAAGAGTTTTATTAGAAGACCATTTATTTGGAGAAGCATAAAGTTAGGGCTATTTGGTGCATTTATAGCATTAATGGCTTTAGCAGTAGTTGTGTATTATTTAGACCAGTTTATACCAAGTTTAGATTTTTTAAATGATTATGCCACTTTAGGTTATATTGCAGGAGGCGTAATTTTATCTGCCTTAATAATTACTTGGATTAGCACATTTTTTGCAACACAGCGTTTTTTAAATCTGCAAACAGACGAACTTTATTATTAA
- a CDS encoding HU family DNA-binding protein — MTKADIVSKISDKSGIEKTDVLATVEAFMTEVKDALEGGDNVYLRGFGSFIIKTRAEKTGRNISKNTTIKIPAHNIPAFKPAKTFTEGVKNKVAVK; from the coding sequence ATGACGAAAGCAGATATCGTATCAAAAATTTCAGATAAATCAGGAATCGAAAAGACAGACGTTTTAGCAACTGTTGAAGCATTTATGACTGAAGTAAAAGATGCATTAGAAGGTGGTGACAACGTTTATTTAAGAGGTTTTGGTAGTTTTATTATCAAAACAAGAGCAGAAAAAACTGGTAGAAATATTTCAAAGAATACAACTATTAAGATTCCAGCTCATAACATTCCAGCTTTTAAACCAGCAAAAACTTTTACTGAAGGAGTAAAAAATAAAGTAGCTGTAAAGTAA
- the mce gene encoding methylmalonyl-CoA epimerase — protein MDKIEHIGIAVKDLEKSNQLFAALFGEKHYKTEEVLSEGVKTSFFKSGPNKIELLEATNPESPIAKFIAKKGEGIHHIAFAVTDIIAEIARLKKEGFTVLNEIPKKGADNKLVAFLHPKTTNGVLIELCQKII, from the coding sequence ATGGATAAAATAGAACATATAGGAATTGCAGTTAAAGATTTAGAAAAATCGAATCAATTATTTGCAGCACTTTTTGGGGAAAAGCATTACAAGACAGAAGAAGTGCTTTCTGAAGGTGTAAAAACCTCTTTTTTTAAATCAGGTCCTAATAAAATTGAACTGTTAGAAGCTACAAATCCAGAAAGTCCAATTGCTAAATTTATTGCTAAAAAAGGGGAAGGAATCCATCATATTGCATTTGCAGTAACTGATATTATTGCAGAAATTGCTAGATTAAAGAAAGAAGGATTTACAGTTTTAAATGAAATCCCTAAAAAAGGAGCAGACAATAAATTGGTAGCTTTTTTGCATCCAAAAACTACAAATGGGGTTTTAATAGAATTATGTCAAAAGATTATTTAA
- a CDS encoding DUF3098 domain-containing protein — protein sequence MKKEVNQEQEFLFGKRNYIIMLVGIIFITVGFIFMSGGGSEDPNVFNEEIYNWQRIRLAPTLVLLGLAIEIYAILADPKK from the coding sequence ATGAAAAAAGAAGTGAATCAAGAACAAGAATTTTTATTCGGTAAAAGGAATTACATCATAATGCTTGTAGGGATTATTTTTATTACTGTTGGCTTTATTTTTATGTCTGGTGGAGGTAGTGAAGATCCAAATGTTTTTAATGAAGAAATTTACAATTGGCAAAGAATTCGTTTAGCACCAACTTTGGTTCTTTTAGGATTGGCAATAGAAATTTACGCAATTTTAGCAGACCCGAAAAAATAA
- a CDS encoding Rne/Rng family ribonuclease yields MKTELIIRSNSSDIDFALLRDGKLIELNNETTGNKFSVGDIFLAKIGKVLTGLNASFVNVGYPKDGFLHYHDLGAQVNSLNSFLKKVSTGKYKEFTLKNFQKEEDINKDGSINKVLKTGQNLLVQIVKEPISTKGPRLSSELSIAGRYLVLVPFSNRVSVSQKIEDPKEKERLKRLAKSIRPKGFGVILRTVAEGKKVAELDKDLQNSLERWTTMCKRIPNTNTPTKILSELNRASSILRDVMNETFTNIVTNDETLKVEIKEYLQEIYPEKEKIVKLHKSEIPIFEKYGIERQIKTSFGKTVSMSKGAYLVIEHTEALHVIDVNSGNRSNKAGSQEDTALEVNLISATEVARQLQLRDMGGIIVVDFIDMHKAENRNKLFQHLKEQMALDRTKHKILPPTKFGLIQITRQRVRPELSIKTTEDNPNKNGQVEAPIVLLDNIESDLEKYIINLEQQKSTDKKIQLHIHPFIAAYLTKGVNSIRFKWYLKHKKWITIIPRDAYTYLHYKFTSTKEEK; encoded by the coding sequence ATGAAAACAGAATTGATTATTCGTTCAAATTCATCTGATATTGATTTTGCCTTATTAAGAGATGGAAAACTTATTGAGTTAAATAATGAAACAACTGGTAACAAATTTTCTGTAGGCGATATTTTTTTAGCCAAAATAGGAAAAGTGTTAACAGGTTTAAACGCATCATTTGTAAATGTTGGCTATCCAAAAGATGGTTTTTTACATTATCATGATTTAGGTGCGCAAGTAAACTCATTAAATTCATTCCTTAAGAAAGTAAGCACAGGTAAGTATAAAGAATTCACTTTAAAAAACTTCCAGAAAGAGGAAGACATTAACAAAGACGGTAGTATTAACAAAGTTTTAAAAACAGGGCAAAACCTGTTGGTACAAATTGTAAAAGAACCAATTTCTACAAAAGGCCCAAGATTAAGTTCAGAGCTTTCTATAGCTGGTAGGTATTTGGTATTAGTTCCTTTTTCTAACAGAGTTTCTGTTTCTCAAAAAATAGAAGATCCGAAGGAAAAAGAACGATTAAAAAGATTGGCAAAGAGCATAAGACCTAAAGGTTTTGGCGTTATTTTAAGAACTGTTGCAGAAGGAAAAAAAGTAGCAGAATTAGATAAAGATTTGCAAAACTCATTAGAACGTTGGACAACCATGTGTAAGAGAATACCTAACACAAATACACCAACAAAAATTTTAAGTGAGTTAAACAGAGCATCTTCTATATTAAGAGATGTTATGAATGAAACTTTTACAAATATTGTAACAAATGATGAAACTTTGAAAGTAGAAATTAAAGAATATCTGCAGGAAATTTATCCTGAAAAGGAAAAAATTGTGAAGTTACATAAGTCTGAAATTCCTATTTTTGAAAAATACGGAATAGAAAGGCAAATTAAAACATCATTTGGAAAAACAGTTTCCATGAGCAAAGGTGCCTATTTAGTAATAGAGCATACAGAAGCTTTACATGTTATAGATGTAAATAGTGGAAATCGTTCAAATAAAGCAGGTTCTCAAGAAGATACTGCATTAGAGGTAAATCTTATTTCAGCAACTGAAGTAGCGCGTCAATTACAATTGCGTGATATGGGAGGTATTATTGTTGTAGATTTTATTGATATGCATAAAGCTGAAAACAGAAATAAATTGTTTCAGCATTTAAAAGAACAAATGGCTTTGGATAGAACAAAGCACAAAATTTTACCACCAACTAAATTTGGTTTGATACAAATTACAAGACAAAGGGTAAGACCTGAGTTAAGTATTAAAACTACCGAAGACAATCCAAATAAAAATGGTCAAGTAGAAGCTCCAATAGTTTTGTTAGATAATATAGAATCTGATTTAGAGAAATATATTATTAATTTAGAGCAGCAAAAATCAACCGATAAAAAGATACAATTACATATTCATCCTTTTATTGCTGCTTATTTAACAAAAGGAGTAAATTCAATTCGTTTTAAATGGTATTTAAAACACAAAAAGTGGATTACAATTATACCTAGAGATGCTTACACATACTTACATTATAAATTTACTTCTACAAAAGAAGAAAAATAA
- a CDS encoding undecaprenyl-diphosphate phosphatase, whose amino-acid sequence MDVLEAIILGIIQGLTEFLPVSSSGHLELAKAILGDTSVPEESLTFTVVLHFATALSTLVVFRKEVAEIFKGLFQFKWNDELKFSLKIIISMIPAVIVGLLFEKQLESFFGGKILLVGIMLLVTAVLLLLADKAKNTNKEVSFWNSVIIGISQAIAMLPGISRSGATISTSVLLGIDRTRAARFSFLMVVPLIFGKIGKDVLSGDLNFQSSEMLPISAGFIAAFLAGLLACKWMIAIVKKSKLSYFSIYCAVVGFIAIGYALLS is encoded by the coding sequence ATGGATGTTTTAGAAGCAATAATTCTTGGAATAATTCAAGGATTAACAGAGTTTTTACCAGTATCTTCTAGTGGTCATTTAGAATTAGCAAAAGCTATTTTGGGCGATACTTCTGTGCCAGAAGAAAGCTTAACGTTTACAGTAGTTTTACACTTTGCAACTGCTTTAAGTACGTTGGTTGTTTTTAGAAAAGAAGTTGCAGAAATTTTTAAAGGATTATTTCAATTTAAATGGAATGATGAATTAAAATTCTCTCTAAAAATTATTATTTCTATGATTCCTGCAGTAATTGTAGGGTTGCTTTTTGAAAAACAATTAGAATCTTTTTTTGGTGGAAAAATACTTCTAGTAGGAATAATGTTGCTAGTAACAGCAGTTTTATTATTGTTAGCAGACAAAGCAAAAAACACGAATAAAGAAGTCTCTTTTTGGAATTCTGTTATTATCGGAATTTCGCAAGCCATTGCAATGTTACCAGGAATTTCTAGATCTGGAGCAACCATATCTACTTCGGTTTTATTAGGAATTGATAGAACAAGAGCAGCTCGTTTTTCTTTTTTAATGGTAGTTCCTTTAATTTTCGGAAAAATTGGTAAAGATGTTTTAAGTGGAGATTTAAACTTTCAATCATCAGAAATGTTACCAATTTCAGCAGGATTTATTGCTGCTTTTTTAGCAGGTTTATTAGCTTGTAAGTGGATGATTGCCATCGTTAAAAAGAGCAAACTTTCTTACTTTTCAATTTATTGTGCAGTAGTTGGTTTTATTGCAATTGGATACGCACTTTTAAGCTAG
- a CDS encoding carboxypeptidase-like regulatory domain-containing protein: MSKTIVLIVVFLLFFTTVFSQNILKGIVVDNDSKIPLKGVLVSVLNIPNTQITNEKGFFKIDIIPNGSYILELKFLGYETQNFPIELFDETIDLGSILFYKDFTEDQDLSLITITDDELNDDTSAADNIAGLLQATKDIFLRTAAFEFSSSFFRVKGLDSGNGKVLINGIEMNKIYDGRAQWSNWGGLNDVLRNQEFSNGLSPSNFTFGGLLGATNMNTRASEQRPGIRLSYSSSNRSYVHRAMATYSSGMRENGWAFTFSGSRRTGQEGFNDGTSYNAYAVFASIEKKLNENHSLNFTGIFTPNRRGKSSPNTQEVFDLKGIAYNEYWGNLNGRKANSRIKDVNEPILMLNHYWNVSSKTEVNTNISYQFGQIGNSRLDFNAGANPSPTYYQYLPSYFVARDDLASAYQFQQEFLNDGQLDWTRIFDANITNAAAELPSGYVLYEDVNDDEQITVNTILNSAINDHINLNAKVEYKQFSSNSFAKVIDLLGGNGYLDINNFADTEDSKQNNIATPNRIVGVNDKFRYNYNINAAVAKGFVQGQFKYNKVDFYGAASVSQTKYQREGLYQNGRFPDNSLGKSEQLNFTNVGLKAGVTYKLTGRHLLDANVAYITNAPTIRNSFSNSRENNNVVDNLVSENVFSTDVSYIIRSPILTGRLTGYYNYTEDATEISFYFADGVGGDNTAFVQEVLTGINKKHLGIEFGLEAQVTSTIKLKGAAAIGQFTYDNNPDLYLTTDVANEGVFDDKGRSQNYISNLENYKVSAGPQNAYSVGFEYRDPDYWWVGATANFFDNTYADIAPLNRSSNFFTDDDGLPFEDYNPILARDLLQQERFDNYMVVNMIGGKSWKIGDKYISFFATVNNVLNTVYKSGGFEQGRNANFRQLRDDKALETPVFGNKYWYGRGTTYFLNASISF, translated from the coding sequence ATGAGTAAAACTATTGTTTTAATAGTTGTATTTCTATTGTTTTTTACAACAGTGTTTTCACAAAATATTTTAAAAGGAATTGTTGTTGACAACGATTCTAAAATCCCACTAAAAGGTGTTTTGGTAAGTGTTTTAAATATTCCAAACACTCAAATTACCAACGAAAAAGGTTTTTTTAAAATTGATATTATTCCCAATGGAAGTTACATTTTGGAACTTAAATTTTTGGGTTACGAAACACAAAATTTCCCTATTGAACTTTTTGATGAAACTATTGATTTAGGAAGTATTTTATTTTACAAAGATTTTACTGAAGACCAAGATTTAAGTTTAATTACCATTACAGATGATGAATTAAATGACGATACAAGTGCTGCAGATAACATTGCTGGACTATTACAAGCTACAAAAGATATTTTTTTAAGAACTGCTGCTTTTGAGTTTAGTTCTTCCTTTTTTCGTGTAAAAGGTTTAGATTCTGGAAATGGGAAAGTGCTAATTAATGGCATTGAAATGAACAAAATCTATGATGGACGAGCTCAATGGAGTAATTGGGGTGGTTTAAATGATGTGTTAAGGAATCAAGAATTCAGCAATGGTTTATCGCCTTCAAACTTTACTTTTGGTGGCCTTTTAGGTGCTACAAATATGAACACAAGAGCCTCAGAACAAAGACCAGGAATCAGGCTTTCTTATTCGTCATCTAACAGAAGTTATGTACACAGAGCAATGGCTACTTATTCGTCTGGAATGAGAGAAAATGGTTGGGCTTTTACATTTTCTGGAAGTAGAAGAACTGGTCAAGAAGGTTTTAATGATGGTACTTCTTACAATGCATATGCTGTTTTTGCATCGATTGAAAAAAAGCTAAACGAAAACCATAGCTTAAATTTTACAGGAATTTTTACACCTAATAGAAGAGGGAAATCATCTCCAAATACACAAGAAGTTTTCGATTTAAAAGGAATTGCTTACAACGAATATTGGGGGAATTTGAATGGTAGAAAAGCCAATTCAAGAATTAAAGATGTAAATGAGCCCATTTTAATGTTGAATCATTATTGGAATGTAAGTAGTAAAACAGAGGTAAACACAAATATCTCGTATCAATTTGGGCAAATAGGAAACAGTCGTTTAGATTTTAATGCAGGCGCAAATCCAAGTCCTACTTATTATCAATATTTGCCAAGTTATTTTGTGGCAAGAGACGATTTGGCAAGCGCATATCAATTTCAACAAGAATTTTTAAACGATGGTCAGTTAGATTGGACACGAATTTTCGATGCCAATATTACAAATGCCGCTGCAGAATTACCAAGTGGTTATGTTTTGTACGAAGATGTAAATGATGATGAACAAATTACTGTAAATACGATCTTAAATTCGGCGATTAATGATCACATCAACCTAAATGCAAAAGTAGAATACAAGCAATTTAGTTCTAATAGTTTTGCAAAAGTGATTGATTTATTAGGTGGAAATGGATATTTAGATATCAATAATTTTGCTGATACAGAAGATTCAAAACAGAATAATATAGCAACACCTAATAGAATTGTTGGTGTAAATGATAAATTTAGATATAATTACAACATAAATGCAGCTGTTGCCAAAGGTTTTGTACAAGGTCAATTCAAATATAATAAAGTTGATTTTTATGGAGCAGCAAGTGTTTCTCAAACGAAGTATCAAAGAGAAGGTTTGTATCAAAATGGACGATTTCCTGACAATTCTTTAGGGAAATCAGAACAATTAAATTTTACCAATGTTGGATTAAAAGCAGGGGTTACTTATAAACTTACAGGTCGCCATTTGTTAGATGCAAATGTTGCTTACATTACAAATGCACCAACTATTAGAAATTCGTTTTCAAACTCTAGAGAAAACAATAATGTGGTTGATAATTTGGTGAGTGAAAATGTTTTTTCTACAGATGTAAGCTATATTATTAGAAGTCCAATATTAACAGGAAGATTAACAGGTTATTATAACTATACTGAAGATGCCACTGAAATTTCTTTCTATTTTGCTGATGGAGTTGGAGGTGATAATACTGCTTTTGTGCAAGAAGTTTTAACAGGCATCAACAAAAAACATTTAGGGATAGAATTTGGTTTGGAGGCACAAGTTACATCAACCATAAAATTAAAAGGAGCAGCTGCTATTGGGCAATTTACGTATGATAATAATCCTGATTTATATTTAACAACGGATGTTGCTAATGAGGGTGTTTTTGATGATAAAGGTCGTTCTCAAAATTACATATCTAATTTAGAAAATTACAAAGTTTCTGCTGGCCCACAAAATGCGTATTCAGTCGGTTTTGAGTATAGAGATCCAGATTATTGGTGGGTTGGAGCAACTGCCAATTTCTTTGATAATACCTATGCAGATATTGCACCTTTAAACAGATCTAGCAATTTTTTTACAGATGATGATGGTTTGCCTTTTGAAGATTACAACCCAATTTTAGCAAGAGATTTATTGCAACAAGAACGCTTTGATAATTATATGGTTGTAAATATGATTGGTGGGAAATCTTGGAAAATTGGCGATAAATATATTAGCTTTTTTGCAACCGTAAATAATGTGTTGAACACAGTTTATAAATCTGGTGGATTTGAGCAAGGAAGAAATGCAAACTTTAGGCAATTAAGAGATGATAAAGCTTTAGAAACGCCTGTTTTTGGTAATAAATATTGGTATGGAAGAGGTACAACGTATTTTTTAAATGCTAGTATAAGTTTTTAA